In Rhopalosiphum padi isolate XX-2018 chromosome 3, ASM2088224v1, whole genome shotgun sequence, the genomic stretch attttttcattttttcaagtgCTGATAAAGTTATAAAACCAAACTTAACTAAGAAAAATTCTATCATAATTTTTGATGACGTGATTTGTGATCCACAATCTGTAATTAGAGAATTCTTCTCAATGTGTAGACATTCAGGTGCTagttctgtattttatttagcaCAAACATATTCTAAAATACCAAAACAGTTAGTAAGAGATAActcaaactttttaataatacttaaacaagATGATACGAATTTACGCCATATATTCAATGACCATTCATCAGCAGATATGGATTTCTCTGAATTTCGGAAAATTTCTCATCTATGTTGGAATCATAATGATTATGGATTTATGGTCATCGATAAAACACGTGAAATGAATGAAGGTAGATATAGATGTGGTTTCCAttctttcattaaaataaaataataatataaatacagttgtaatagtattaaaatctgcatagtatTATCTAAAGTCGGACGAAGCAGTTATATCAAGTTTATTATTTGCAATGAATAAAGACAAAGTTTTGTTAGAAAATTTGGtaacatcaaaaaaaaatatcaaacgtaAAATAATGGATATGAAGCGTGGTATTATAGATTCTGATAACTATTTTCGTGATACATTTAAACCTTTACTGGAACCATTGAGTACACTGTCAGAAAAAAACACTTCACATATTTCCGACACTATCAAAAAAGAAGAAACCGTGTACGCTAGTGATGAAGATAGCAATACTGTACTAAATTCATcgtttgacaattttttaatttcaaatcctAAATCACAACGTTATGATAAATCTTATGGTATGCATTACGATGCGGTTAataatcaactttttttttttttttttattttattaagaataattacaagctatacataattttgtacaataaataattttgttgagtGAAATAGCGGTGAAAACAACAGAGTGGGAAGGTACTCAGTAGTACCACCCGACAAtaatcaacttaaaatattaaatatgcctGTTACTTTCGAACACGGTAAATTACACTTGCTCGATAATTACTATCCTTGGACTAAAGGACTTTGGTCTTTATTATGTGAAAAAGTACCAAAAAATATGACTATGGAAGACatggaattatattataatattttaaaaataactaaagtcTTTTTAAAAGCAGACGGGAAACCTAAAACCTCAGGATATTTCAAATGGATGAATGTTGTAAAACCTCTTGATgaacgaatgaaaattgaagaaaaacaattaaacgaggaaatattaaaaattaataacgcaAAAATTAAAACTCCAAATTcccgattaaatttaaaacaatttgataacTTTTTATCTAGTTCAAGCGCTAAACGAAAAAACGTTATTGATGATTCGAACATAAGAAATGCTTCATTTGATTTTTCTTCTCCTACGAATAGTTCTAAAATTACAGAACCTCCAACAGGTCagctatttaaatttagtttatcgcTAACGACTAAGAAAGGTTCTGGTTTATATAAAGATGTAATACCTCAAACACAATTAGTGTCATCATAGTGTACTATGATGATCCGAATGAATTAGTTACTAgattaaatcttataatatcATCTCAAATTGCTGGTAATACTGgtgtaaataatgaaatcatatttattttagaagaaTTACGTGAAaggaatataatagtataatgtctaCATTAGAGTGTATAGCTAATGAGCTACATCGACctgcaagaaaaatatttccCAGACGTAGTGTAATAACACGATTTAAGGATGACCTTTGGCAAGCTGATTTAATAGACATGCAATCTCATTCCAATCAAAATCttggttttaaatacattttagttgttATAGATACTGTAACGTCCCCTCTTCACCGGGCGTTCGTCTCTCGAACCCAACGGATTTAAGTTCTGTTTATTTTTTCGAGGTCTCGGGGACTCGACCTCggtgtgtaatattaatactaagagATCAGGATTATCTTATTGAAGTAAGCACAAAggtataagatatataaatatttaatataataaatgacagatatataattattaatggtttaCCGATCCGGGTAGATGATGACATGCCGTGAGTGTGGATCGTTGATGGGGCCGTCGGATCGTCGCGGAGTCGATGTTGCTGTTGTCGTTGTTTCCGTGTCACACACACTCACCTCACACACTGCCTCGGTCATAATTATATACGCAGCTGCCGTGTGCCTAAACCCTTAGTCAGCAGTCAGCTGCGATCGCTATTCCTCACACTCAGCATATTAGGTAGCGGGTGCCCTACTTAAGGAATAATGTACGATGCCGATAGACGGCAATTGTTACAATACatacacaaaatatgtatgggtagaatcattgaaaaataaaacaggaAAAGAATGTACAAAaggtatgtttaatatattaaaacaagctaatccaaaattattacaaacagaTAATGGTACAGAATTTTATAACAATCAATTTcaagatttaatgaaaaaatataaaattaaacattacagtTCGTATAGCGTTATCAAGTGTTCAATTGGTGAACGTGTTATAcgaacacttaaaaataatatatataaacattttactgcAACAGGTACATGGAAttggtataatacaataacaaaaattatttataattataatcatacaaaaCATAGAACAATTAAGTGTACACCGTATGAAGCACGAATGAatacaagtaaaattaaatcaaatgtacaaatagataataaaacattttataaaccaaaacttaaaattaatgataaagtgagaatatcaaaatacaaacatatatttagTAAAGGATATACACCGAATTGGACAAcggaaatttttacaataacaaaagtTTTACATACAAACCCGATAACTTATCAACTAAAGgatgaatcaaataatataattctaggaGGTTTTTATGaacaagaaattaaattaactgattTCCCGAACACCTTTTTAATTGagcgtattataaaaaaagttaaagataAAATGCTTGTTAAATGGATGGGTTTCGATTCAAGTCATAATTCGTGGATATCGTCagcagatattttaaaataaagattttttttaatgtatgtaatttatttttttatttattattattattattttttaattttgtaatgtcCATACGCTAGTGTCTTAATCCCATCATTCATTATATAACGTTTATCATCGTTAGCACTTAATACAagtttattcattgttttagaATGGACGATATGTTTATTCGATTGAATAAAATTCATGTTTCTACATGTTTGTttatcatcaacatttttatggtttatatatgcatttaatatttctttataatgtcTAAATTGCATATGTTtttcaattacatattttttcacaCCTTTAGCTTTTTTTACCTCAATGTCGTCCACAGTTCTGTAAGCGTATAATTTCGGTCTTAATGAaacaaattcttttaaaatttttccaccCATTTCATCTTTGAAATAACCAggctgatttttataaatttcactaaaacaataatgatcgATAGGATAATTTGATGTATCAAAAAACGGTGATAAATCATatcttatatcattaaaaaaattgtgtgttcGAATAGCATATACCATAGAATCTGTATCCgagtataaagaatttattttgttactatattttttttcattacattataatgaaaatcatacataaatgtttttgaaacatCTAAAATTGCGAATCCTACATAAATTGCTTTATCGAATTTAATAGTTTCCTTATGTTGATGAATAGCCATAAGATTTTCAGAGTATATAGTTCTATCTTTAAAGTTAGTTTTCATCATTAATTTACTTGCTTTTCTAGTTGACGAAACCAACTTTAAAGAAATTCTAGCACGCACATATTCCATACATTTACCAAaaacactattaattaataacttccaaaaatttttttcaaagttgtTTTTAGCTTTTCTCTCATATTTGTACAGAGTTCAATATATGGGGCCATCCATTTACTCTGTGAAAATCGGATAGctcgatgaattttttttaatttaagtccaTTAGCAATtgcttgttttaaatttttatagtgtataatataattttttttcggtgataacgtagtaattaattttttaacttttgaatttgGAGCACATtcgtttaaaggtaaaaatggaaaatcgttatgttttttatgtaaatatttagggTAATCAATATCGACTTCTAATATATAACCAACATTTGAATCGTTTGGAATTTTTGTAACATCTATATCCAAGTCATCAACCAATTCAAAATCTTTAAAAGGTAGTTCAGTTAACATCGACTTTCCATATAAATTCACGCAATCGAGATACGTTAACCATGTAATTGGTTTATTCGGATTATAGTTCAAACCTTTAATGTTTGGTATGTTTGCTTTAGCATATCTTTTAGTTGATTGAGTTATTCCACCTCGGATCGAATTTTCGAAATACAAAAGCATGTTAAAGTCTTTTAATCTTTCTAATTTAACCTTAGTATATTTAAGCATACAATCAAAAGCAAATCCTGGAGCAGTCATATAATGAGCAGGATCTAGTTTAAGAGTAGATAAACATAAAtctctaaaattttcaaatacatccgttaatatacttacatcagTTTTCAAGTAAATATTCACCCaaagtttttaaatcaaatactctccatatttttttagcatGAGAATATTCATCATCATTAATTTCTTCATCTTTTAAAGAGTTATAAAATACAGATTTCGGAGGCAAACgagtttcatttaatttactccaactatcaatatattcataaggAAAAACCCCTTTTCGTGtgactaaatctaattttttattagaaaatatttttagagtttCTCTAAACCTTGATTTATCTTCAGACAAATTTTCTGCAAGTTCGCTTAATGAGGAGGCCATAAAACGGAATGTGTCAACAAACTTTATACTAAATCTAGGAGCAATTTCTTTGCTAaaggatatatatttttctgatgAATTCGGAATAACatggatatcattattatcacaaCCAAGTTCTCGAATTATAAAGTGACTATCGTAGgataagttatgaaaaaaaattggaacaaaTGATGgattagttattacaaaattacatttaagacAAAGGCATTGTCTATATTTACCAGTAAAATGACAGTGATCTCTaacctttaataaattattttttttaaaagataataaacatttttcacaaaCCTCCGCTCTctgaaattgtttttcttcCTTTTCAGTCAATGTAGTCATtggtatattaatttcatatacatcATTTATCTTTTTTCCAATATCGATCATATTTTCCATAAACTTTTTTGCTGCATCTTTAcctctatacattattatctttgttggaattttaaatttatgcaaTAGCTTTTCTGTTATACTGTCATAGTCAACTTTTACATAAAACGCATAACTCATAATTTCATGTAAATGAGTAATATGGGTTTTAGAAACCTTAGattttttactacttttattcAACTCTATAGTCTGTTTAgggtttaaaatacattcaaagTCAGCATAAATAACAAACGGTAttctattggtttttttataacttttaaaatatatgaattcatCATCTTTTCCTTCTTCAAACATTATTGGTCTTCCTAATTCATTCTTATCAGACATTTGCTTATGTTTAATCAATCCTTCTTCACCCCAAAGTTTACTTTTACACGGTTTATTCCCGAAAGTTGTAAAACATCTCTTACAAATAATTGACTTCTAATAAATCTTGAGAAatctttaatataacaataatgtaatgttttatcgttattgtataaaaatagatcaaaatgattttttctttctattttacttatacataaaggaaaaatattacttttattagttaaactataaatattaactgaaaCATTGTTTAGacgttcaaatttttttatttgttttattggtatcggaaaatcaatacatttaaaatttaatccactttttttttctagaatattGAAATACGTTTGGTTAAATCGTGATTTATTCGAACTTCTATCATATTTACtaagtatagaatatttaaaacaatattcatctttatttctaacatttataatggctttttttttttttataaatataggtaaatcaaTATATGAACTTCCTTTCAAAGggtttactaaattaattcttaattgTAACCCATCTATTGATACAAGTGACCAACCTGAACCTTTTGCAATAAATTCTGATTCctcagttaatattttattaaacattctgttcaataaaatagtaaaatctcagaactattattaatttgagatatttgtacattatatactaaaaaatatgaaatctgTATATCTGTAAATAAGATCCTGTTATTATTGCTAAAtgtctaaatatattaaataggtaaaaaaaccTGGGTTTAAAGATTATTTAGTGACGAGGTCGTAGTCGTACaatgaactttaaataaaaacagtcgAACACGTTTCGAAAATACTGGCAATTCtcagaactattattaatttgagttatttacatattatatattaaactatgaaaTCTGCTTATCTGTAAAtaagaaaatgttattattgattaatgtattaaataggtaaaaaaaaaaagaaatctggTTTTGAAGATTGTAATAACGAGGGTGAGGTCGTATAATGAACTCAGACTACTTGTGACCGGGGAGAGAACACATATATAAGGAAGCCTTTTGATATAACTTTTTCAGTCTACTTCGACGAGTCTACAGCGAGTCcatgtttttatacaaatagttttctgtttttttattaaattaaaatacttttcaaaaaaataaaataatgtcggTCAATTCATTTAGGAGTGATGATGAAGAATCCTTTGCTGTAAGCgatgtaagtataaaaaaaaaaaatatgtctatatatttatatagatataatattttatatttaaatagaatcaaATATTAAGCCATAGTtggtaaagataaatataacgttactattacttttttaaatgttaaaattattaaacatttaattaaaactgtgtataaactaaaaaacattaactaatcgcttaaatattgttataggtgGATATGATAGAAGCGCAAGATAGACAAACTGGAACAAAACCGGGTAGTCAAAAGAGGGTctgtgagaaaaaaaataatggaaaaaaatcgaaaaaagtgAGTGATTTTACATAACCCATCAggtgaacaaaattataattaaattatttttttaaagaatgtttCTTATCGAGATAAAATTGGGAAAATGATGAAAGATCACAAAATTGCACTCGAAGTCAGAAATTCAATGAGCATTCGGCAAGACGAtggaattttaattgtaaaggcACCTGCTGACGAAAAATCGACTGACTATTGGACGTTGTcgcattataaaacaaaaaacattgagCATGTTGATTCTAAGGACAGCTaggtgatatataatattattttactatcgcGCTtcgaatataactaaataactatagtatacattaatactatagttatttattttttaagtaagatattattataaaaaataatttttgtatgaatattttttacagatGGAACATGCTGAGTGTTCGATGAAACTTTCAATAACCGATCAGGCAAAGGACCAAGCGATATCGAGTGAGCTAAACGAATTGGTTCAAACACTTTTCGACCGCTTTATGAAagattcaaagaaaaaaattacacgtatttgatatgtaataaactatttttataatagtggtggaaatcattttataaataataaaactttgattacaatatattatgtctattttatttaaataaaaaaaataatacattcataggttaaaataaaaaaaaataatataaaaattattattaatagttaatatataactatataagcagtattaataaataatgatatatttttttcgatagcgaaatattttgaaaaaatcataattcataaatatatatatatatttttttttttattacaatattattaaatcctgCAAAATCATGTttgataaagaattaaaatgaaattgtaatagTTCACTTTGGTGGGTTGTGGGAGAGCGCAGTGAAATCTACAAAGCATCACCTATCACGGATTTTAAAGGATGGCAGTCTGACTCTAGAGGAGTTCAACACGTTACTTTGCCAAATAGAAGCTTGTGTTAATTCAAGGCCTATGACTCCATTAGGCAGTGACCCCTCAGAACCGGGTGCTCTTACTCCGGCCCACTTCTTAATTGGTGGTTCATTATTATTAGCTCCTGAACCCAGCTTGGCAGACGAGTCAATAGAACATCTGCGTCGATGGAAGTACGTGCAAGCATTAATGCAAGGGTTCGGGATGAGATGGTATAAGGAATACCTGCCACAGCTCCAAGTGCGAGGCAAATGGACCAGCAGTAAGCCTCCAGTGAACATTGACGATATAGTCATCATCAAGGACGAATATACACCACCAGCTAAATGGCGATTAGGAAGAGTAATGCAAGTGCACCCTGGGAAGCAGTGGCGTGCAGATCCCTTTTTTCATGTGGggcaaagttaattttttttacacccACCACCCACCCAAAACTAAAAGttgcaaataatatatgttttattaaggGCCCCCATACAATTATatgaaaacacaatttttttaaacacaatatttattaaaaaaaaaaaaattgtaattcagATTCcactatcattttttatagttaatagctattcagtatacaatatacattacaataaccAACtgggattattaaaaaaataaatacaattgctttgtggttaatatttttagaataataactactattattaatatataaataataatctgaaataatcaaatgtagtgaatttttaataactgcagacaataagtttttatttttattttattgtatttataaatcaagatccattatttatttatttaataatgataaattatttgaatatttgattaaattctaACCAacctatttaaattagttttgtagaatatattttaaacatttgctaaaattaaattaattaaaacaacttCAACTgtcaaaatcattttattttatttatttgaacatcAATGCATCCTTTAAAACCTGTGATGATAATCCAAATGTGTCAATAACTTCATTATAGTTAATTTGTATGTCTTTCTCACAACTGATTAACATCAAACTTTCCAGTCTATTTTGATCAATAGTGGATCTTAATCTGGTTTTGATTAACTTcacctaaattataaataaaaattaattaataaataaatctatataatattttgtaagctCAGAAATATACCTTAGAAAAGGTACGTTCTGCTGACGCCGAAGTAGCAGGTATAGTCCCAAGCGCTTTATATGCCAAGTATAAGTTTGGGAAAGCTgacatcaaattataattagatagtACATGCAAAATTGTATTGATTGTAATTTTGGTTTCCGGATTTGCTAGACCTGTGTTGTTCTCATCATCAGTGTTAGTATTGTCACTTGAATCCGTATCATATGTATCATCTGGGCCACCTGGCTTGTGTAACAATAATGGTGTTTCTAATCCTGAAACGAGATCACTTAAACTATGACTAAACATAATGTATTCACGTTTCAAATCATTTCCGTTAATATCTTTTAAccaatttgatatattatggaAACTATCTTCTGGAATAGATTTATTGTCTTTTTTCATATTCATCAGTCGTTCAGGAGACAAAAGAGATAAATCTTTAAGTATTTCTCTGGCACCACTAAATCTAGaattaattgatgaaattatttgatccaatactttaaaatatgtatttgttcTATATCTATCACATGCAGAAACAGATACttcatcataaatattttcaccaggcattctttttttttttcttggtcTAGTTTCTTTAAAACTTAACTCTGACATGTTGTGTGTTTTCAGCAAAACGTTTTGCTTCATTTACTGTTAGTTCAAATTCTTCATCACAGCGCATAGaagttaatttttctttagatgCATCAACCAAATTTAATGCCTGAATAAAATCTATGGATTTACTTTGTAAGTAATTGGATAAAGGTGTGGTtattgcaaatatatttttatttaagatcaTTGTAAGTATAAATTCAAATGTGATTACTGTTAAAAGACTTTTAGCACCCGATGAAGTTACTCTATCATTGTCATTTACTAACCTTTTTAATGTTTCTAATATTGCTCCAAATCTTTCAAATAGAACAGTTATAACCCTTCCATGTGAAGTCCACCTAGTGTCGGAAAAGCATTTAAGCCGGCGTGTTCTATCACCTGGATATAACTGCTGTTGACATTCGATGAAAGTGGCAGTTCTTTTTCTTGCCCGAAAAAATGAAACTAATGCTTGAACTTCACCAAAAAAATGTTTCGTTACTTCACAACAATCACAAGTATCTACAACAACCAAATTCAGTAGATGTGCGAAGCACCATACATATATAGCGTTGGGATTTTCTTTTTGAATTAATGTCCGAAGGCCAGAATATATGTCTTGCATAGATGCAGCACCATCATAGGACTGCGCACATAGATTTTGACgccaatttaaattatacttttcagTTATACtgcaaaattttttaaataaccctTGTCCGGTTCCATCAGCTGCGGTTTCCAAAGCTACCAAACGTTCTTCAATACTACCACTATTGTTCACATATCTCAAAACAAATGTTAACTGTTCATAATTAGCTATATCAGTGGTAGTATCAATGATTACTGCAAATATTCCTGcatcattaacattttttaatatttgtgaacGAATTGATTCAGAcataatgttcaataatttattttggcttCTGTTAGATATAAATGATACTCTTTGGCGTGTATTAGACATATTTATTAGatctaaatgattttttaaaccAGCGTGGTTATTACTCAATACACTTAAAAGCTCTAAAAAATTCCCTCTGTTAAgggaagtttttttttcattatgtcCACGAAGAGCTATGTTTTGGCGAGCAGTATATAAAAGTGCATCTATGATCACTCGCAATAATTCCCTATTTGAAGCAATTTGTTGATTAGCAGAATGTAAAAGTGTTAAATCTAAACGttgatttttagtataaatgccACAACTTATTTCTGCTTGTAAATGTTCCGTTGAGGATTCATGGTTTTCAATAGTTCTTTTTAAATGTTTCCAATTGTTAGATCCATGGTCCACTAAATTCCGATTTTTACCCTTTTTTAAACTGAATAGCTTGcaagttatacaaaatatttggtCCACTGTTGGTGAATATGACAGCCATTGACGTTTAATTGGAGTTGGTTTAGTgggaatatttgtaaaatagtaACATTCATGAAATGAACGTAACTTTCCTGTTGAGTCTTTTGTTTTTGGAAACATTTTATTAGGTAAATCAAAAGGACTGGGTTGGCACGCTCcatgttcaaaaaaataattaagcaaaACATGTGAGAGCTTAGATGGAATTCTAATAGGATCATTTGGAAACAAACAATTTTGTaagtcaatatttttcaaattagaaATTGATATTGTTTTGTCCACTTCATCATTTATATCATGCAAGTTACTATCAACAATATGTTCATCTatagacaaacaaaaaaaaaactattaatttaattgtgaaTTTTAATCTAGTTTTAATTAACTTGActagtaaaattgtatacataaaaaaaattaattaatgaggAATTTACCATTATTCTGAACTACTTCTACATAAGAATTACTACAATCTTGATCAACAGGCTCACATAGTTTCTCAGTATCATTAAACACATTATCCAGGACTAAAGGATCATTTGGAAACAAACAGTTTTGTaagtcaatatttttcaaattagaaATTGATATTGTTTTGTCCACTTCATCATTTATATCATGCAAGTTACTATCAACAATATGTTCATCTatagacaaacaaaaaaaacccattaattAAATTGTGCATTTTAATCTAGTTTTAATTAACTTgacttgtaaaattataaacataaaaaaattaattaatgagaaatttaccattattctgAACTACTTCTACATAAGAATTTCTACAATTTTGATCAACAGGCTCGCATAGTTTCTCAGTATCACTAAACGCATTAtccaaaactaaaaattaataagaatatatattaaaacaacatttataatagttttttttgccaaaaagtaagaataaaataaatatattaatgaattagtACCTAACCTATCCAATTGAAAACAGGTAAAATTGTTATTGCCTAAATTTATTtagaatgtataattaatatgaaaacagatttttagatttcaaaaaagttgaatattataaaatagaaaaatacagatttaaaaataaatcaagtacctaatacaatttttaacaaattttcaagaTTCAGCTTACTGCTCAAATTTCTAAAAACATTGTACATTAGATTTATGGGTACatcaattaatcattttaatatttttaatgtatccaatatgttttgaagaaaaaaatggtattatttaattatcgtcaattacaatattataagcttacttttatatttttatttgttattaaataattggcaaaaaaaaaattgtattaatattgtacaaaaaaagtaaattaccgTCCCTATatgttgtaattataattttttttttttatcaattgtcCTGCTGTAGTGCTGTCTTAATAAAAATGTCTAGTTTTGCCAAGCTAATAAGTACCGTTTAACAATGAAAGTTATAtacagatttaattttaattacattatagttACTTACGTGGTTGTTcaattacttcaattttattaaaatattttgaaattatactgGAAGCAGTTTTTTTAAGAGTCTTAGTCTTTTTATGACAAGATTCCTTATGCCGAATCCAGTTTGTGTTGTTCATAGAACCCCGTTTTTTGTCACAACTGGGACACAgtgaattcattttta encodes the following:
- the LOC132926079 gene encoding LOW QUALITY PROTEIN: uncharacterized protein LOC132926079 (The sequence of the model RefSeq protein was modified relative to this genomic sequence to represent the inferred CDS: inserted 1 base in 1 codon), which codes for MFNKILTEESEFIAKGSGWSLVSIDGLQLRINLVNPLKGSSYIDLPIFIKKKKAIINVRNKDEYCFKYSILSKYDRSSNKSRFNQTYFNILEKKSGLNFKCIDFPIPIKQIKKFERLNNVSVNIYSLTNKSNIFPLCISKIERKNHFDLFLYNNDKTLHYCYIKDFSRFIXKSIICKRCFTTFGNKPCKSKLWGEEGLIKHKQMSDKNELGRPIMFEEGKDDEFIYFKSYKKTNRIPFVIYADFECILNPKQTIELNKSSKKSKVSKTHITHLHEIMSYAFYVKVDYDSITEKLLHKFKIPTKIIMYRGKDAAKKFMENMIDIGKKINDVYEINIPMTTLTEKEEKQFQRAEVCEKCLLSFKKNNLLKVRDHCHFTGKYRQCLCLKCNFVITNPSFVPIFFHNLSYDSHFIIRELGCDNNDIHVIPNSSEKYISFSKEIAPRFSIKFVDTFRFMASSLSELAENLSEDKSRFRETLKIFSNKKLDLVTRKGVFPYEYIDSWSKLNETRLPPKSVFYNSLKDEEINDDEYSHAKKIWRVFDLKTLDPAHYMTAPGFAFDCMLKYTKVKLERLKDFNMLLYFENSIRGGITQSTKRYAKANIPNIKGLNYNPNKPITWLTYLDCVNLYGKSMLTELPFKDFELVDDLDIDVTKIPNDSNVDSMVYAIRTHNFFNDIRYDLSPFFDTSNYPIDHYCFSEIYKNQPGYFKDEMGGKILKEFVSLRPKLYAYRTVDDIETL
- the LOC132926080 gene encoding uncharacterized protein LOC132926080, translated to MEHAECSMKLSITDQAKDQAISSELNELVQTLFDRFMKDSKKKITLHFGGLWESAVKSTKHHLSRILKDGSLTLEEFNTLLCQIEACVNSRPMTPLGSDPSEPGALTPAHFLIGGSLLLAPEPSLADESIEHLRRWKYVQALMQGFGMRWYKEYLPQLQVRGKWTSSKPPVNIDDIVIIKDEYTPPAKWRLGRVMQVHPGKQWRADPFFHVGQS
- the LOC132926081 gene encoding zinc finger MYM-type protein 1-like, producing the protein MNSLCPSCDKKRGSMNNTNWIRHKESCHKKTKTLKKTASSIISKYFNKIEVIEQPLLDNAFSDTEKLCEPVDQNCRNSYVEVVQNNDEHIVDSNLHDINDEVDKTISISNLKNIDLQNCLFPNDPLVLDNVFNDTEKLCEPVDQDCSNSYVEVVQNNDEHIVDSNLHDINDEVDKTISISNLKNIDLQNCLFPNDPIRIPSKLSHVLLNYFFEHGACQPSPFDLPNKMFPKTKDSTGKLRSFHECYYFTNIPTKPTPIKRQWLSYSPTVDQIFCITCKLFSLKKGKNRNLVDHGSNNWKHLKRTIENHESSTEHLQAEISCGIYTKNQRLDLTLLHSANQQIASNRELLRVIIDALLYTARQNIALRGHNEKKTSLNRGNFLELLSVLSNNHAGLKNHLDLINMSNTRQRVSFISNRSQNKLLNIMSESIRSQILKNVNDAGIFAVIIDTTTDIANYEQLTFVLRYVNNSGSIEERLVALETAADGTGQGLFKKFCSITEKYNLNWRQNLCAQSYDGAASMQDIYSGLRTLIQKENPNAIYVWCFAHLLNLVVVDTCDCCEVTKHFFGEVQALVSFFRARKRTATFIECQQQLYPGDRTRRLKCFSDTRWTSHGRVITVLFERFGAILETLKRLVNDNDRVTSSGAKSLLTVITFEFILTMILNKNIFAITTPLSNYLQSKSIDFIQALNLVDASKEKLTSMRCDEEFELTVNEAKRFAENTQHVRVKFSGAREILKDLSLLSPERLMNMKKDNKSIPEDSFHNISNWLKDINGNDLKREYIMFSHSLSDLVSGLETPLLLHKPGGPDDTYDTDSSDNTNTDDENNTGLANPETKITINTILHVLSNYNLMSAFPNLYLAYKALGTIPATSASAERTFSKVKLIKTRLRSTIDQNRLESLMLISCEKDIQINYNEVIDTFGLSSQVLKDALMFK